TTTTTTCTCCTCCAACAGGCGCAGTCTTTCCAGGACGCGCTCTGCCCGCTTCACACCCGCCTGCGCTTGCTTGTTGGAGGGATCCAATTCCAACACCCCCTCCCAAACCTTCTTTGCCTCCGCGATCTTTTCTATGCGATACAGCTGGCTGCCACGTTTCAGCATCGTGTCCACTTTGGCGGAAACGGTCTCACTGAGCTGTTGCTGGAGCTTCTGGACTTCGGGATTGTTCGGATCGATCTTAACCAGCTGGGGAACAATTTGTTGTGCCTTCTGTAACTCCCCTTTATCCATTGCCTCCTGTGCCTGTTTCGCGAGCCGCTCGTACTCTTGTTGACGCTTTTCTTTGCGCACGCGCTTTTTGTTTTTGAGAGAATTCAGGCGTTGTTGGAGCTGATGGATTTCCGGATTGTCCGGATCGATCTTGGCCAGTTGAGAAACAATTTTTCGTGATCTCCGCAACTGACCCTTATCCATTGCCTGCTTTGCCTGTGTCGCGAGCCGCTCAAAATCCCCTTGGTGCTTTTCTTTCCTCGCCTGCTTTTCACGCTTTGCGATTTCCTGACGACGTTCTTTGACGGCTGCCTTCATGGTTTCCGACGAGTTCAAACGCTCGGCGAGGGTAAGGCATGTCCTCGCCTGCTCAAGATTATTGTCCTTCATCGCGCGTTCACTGCATTCATACAGTTCCGCGGCCGTTTCCTCGACCTCACTCTTCTTACTGGAGAGCTTCCACTTGTCGAACAGGTTCTGCGACTCGACGTGGGAAAGTTGTTCGTGCAGTGGAGCATCTTGAGCAAGCCATTTACCCCTGGCGATCAGTATTTCTGTTTCGAGCTGATCGATGCGCTGCGCGCGTTTCCTGAACAACTCCTCCCGACCTTGTTTTAACGCGATACTGGAGGGCAGTTTATCAATGGCGGTATCCACCTCGTCAAGGGCGCCGGACCAATTGCCCTTTTCCATTTTTGCTCGCATATTTTTCAAAACGGTCTTCTCATAGGCGGCTGCGCGCTTCTTGACACCTGCGAGTTTTTTCTGAAAAAGGGCATACTGCGGGTGGGTTATAGGGACATGCTTGAAGAGATCAAGGGCCTCGCCATATTCTTCTTCGGCGACCAATTGGTCAATTTGCTGCGGTGTCACTTGTCGATCGTTAAAAGTAATAGTGAGGGGCTTGGCACACCCGACCATGGTGGCGATAGCCAGAGCACCGATATGTAACAAAACCTGGCGTCTCATGGTATGACCCTCAGAAATCTGTTCACCGGTTCAGTCCTCGGAGGCCCATTTGTGGAACGAGCACCCTCGGCGGGACAGGCCTCCTTCATGCCGTTCCGATCCCCTTGGTGAGCGCCTCAGGCTGGCCCGAGGATACTGAACCATTGAGGGGCAAGGTAAATGTAAACGTGCTTCCCTGCCCCTCTCCGGGGGAGCTGGCCTGGATCGTCCCACCATGAAGCTCTACTAGCTTTTTCGTCAAGGCTAACCCGAGGCCGGTCCCTTCGTCCCGCCGGGCCAGCGATGCATCGAGCTGGGTGAACTCCTCAAAAAGCCTTGGCATGTCCTCGGCTTTAAAGCCGATCCCCGTGTCTTGGACGGCAACCGCGAGGAACTCGCCGTTCCGCTGCGCGGTCACGGTCACCTGGCCCCCCTCAGGCGTGAACTTCACGGCATTCGACAACAGGTTATAGAGGATCTGCCTGAATCGGAGAAGGTCGGCCACCATTGTCTCCGGGCATCCGTTCTCGTCAAGCACAAGCTGGAGCCCTTTCTGGTCGGCCTGGGGCCGTACGGTCGCGAGTGTCGCCCCTAATGCATCGCGGACGAGGAACGGCTCGAAGCGGAGCTCGATCTTGCCCGCCTCCACCTTGGACAGATCCAGGATGTCGTTAATGAGCTCGCGCAGGTGCCTAGCGCTTGCCGAGATGTTCTGAACGTAGCTCACCTGCTTTTCGGTCAGGGAGCTGTAGCTCGGGTCTTCGAGCATTTCGGAGTAGCCGATGATCGCGTTGATGGGGGTTCGGACTTCGTGGGAAACATTGGCGAGAAACTTGGACTTGGCAGTAGAGACCGCCTCGAGCTGGGCGTTAAGCGCCTCGAGTTCCAGCTTCTGTTCCCGTATCCTTTGCTTTTCCAAGAGCCCTTCCGCCATAGAATCGAACGCGGCCATCACGTCTCCGATCTCGTCGGCACGCCGTTCGTGAATGCGATGCTCAAAATCCCCTTCGCCAACGGCCTGGCTCGCCTCGACCAGACGATGAATGGGCCGGGAAAACCGTTTGGACATGGCAAACGACATCCCAATCACGAACACGATCATCGACAGCGTGACGATGACGATGTTCCGGACAGAGTCCCGCAACGACTGATACATGGATGATCGGCTGAATGTGATCAGGACATGCCCGGCAACCACGTCTTTGAACTGCACCGGGCTGAGAAAAGAGACAAGACTGATGCGTGAGCCCGATGGTTGATGCCAGATCCAGTCCAAGGTGACAATGGACGGATCGAAAGAAGCGGTAAGTGCAGGCGTGATCCCGGACTGCGCCAGCATTTTCCCTTTGTGATCATAGATGGCCGTACCGAGGACGCGTTCATCCGAGGTCAGGTTGGTGGTCAGGACTTTCAGGCCCAACGTATCATTGGCAAGTATCATTTCCTTGGCCGATTCGGACATCTGATTGACCACGGTTTGGCCAAAGGCATCTATCTGGCCTTGAAAGAATTTCGTTTGGGTGTTGACGATGACCACACCGAGAAAGGCCATGCCTCCGGTGATCAGAATCGTGATGGCGAGCGCCAGTTTATACGCGATCGGAAACCGCGTTGGTCTCCATGTCTGCCAGAAAGTCTGCCAGAAACGAAATGCCGGATGACTCGCAGTGGGCCAAGACCATGGGAGCCCATGTAGTAACTGCCGACTCAGGCCAAATTCCTTCATCTTTCCCCATTCCATCTGAGTCCGAAACTCCCGTACCTTCACGGTAGTTAAGCGATGTTCGTGAAGGTTGCAATTTCCGTTCCCGCATATAACTACCCGAAAAATAAGGATCGGGTGCGCCGAAAACCCTGGAAAATTCCTCCCCCTGTGCCTGGTTTTTTCCGCCTACTGAGGCACATCCCCCCGCCCGCGACCCTCTGCGGCGGAGTCTAAGTGGAAGGCAATCCGTCAAGGCAATAAGAGATAAGAGAAAGAGGGCAAGCATTTGGGCGAAGTCTCAGGAGTGGATACTCGCACGCGAGCGGCGGACAATTTGACCTGGTGGATATGGATGACCGTGCCTTATGACCAAAGAGCCGGTACTTTGGGGTGGATCCTTTGCGCTCGGTGTATTTCTCGGATGGTTCCACCGATACGGAACGGCCTGGCCCACATCTTGCACCCCCCCAACACAACAAACACCACGGAGCACGTCATGATCGAGATCAACATCCCGTGCAGAGAATGCCATCAATGTGGACTCGTTTACTTCGCGATTGCACAATTGCACTTTGAGTGTCCGGTCTGTTGTTTCCCGTTGGGGGAGCTTCTGCCGGAGGAAGTGTTTACTGACCTCTGGACGTCCAGGCCTGAGGGATAACGCAGCCCCTTATCGATCACATCTCTT
This portion of the Candidatus Methylomirabilota bacterium genome encodes:
- a CDS encoding ATP-binding protein; this translates as MKVREFRTQMEWGKMKEFGLSRQLLHGLPWSWPTASHPAFRFWQTFWQTWRPTRFPIAYKLALAITILITGGMAFLGVVIVNTQTKFFQGQIDAFGQTVVNQMSESAKEMILANDTLGLKVLTTNLTSDERVLGTAIYDHKGKMLAQSGITPALTASFDPSIVTLDWIWHQPSGSRISLVSFLSPVQFKDVVAGHVLITFSRSSMYQSLRDSVRNIVIVTLSMIVFVIGMSFAMSKRFSRPIHRLVEASQAVGEGDFEHRIHERRADEIGDVMAAFDSMAEGLLEKQRIREQKLELEALNAQLEAVSTAKSKFLANVSHEVRTPINAIIGYSEMLEDPSYSSLTEKQVSYVQNISASARHLRELINDILDLSKVEAGKIELRFEPFLVRDALGATLATVRPQADQKGLQLVLDENGCPETMVADLLRFRQILYNLLSNAVKFTPEGGQVTVTAQRNGEFLAVAVQDTGIGFKAEDMPRLFEEFTQLDASLARRDEGTGLGLALTKKLVELHGGTIQASSPGEGQGSTFTFTLPLNGSVSSGQPEALTKGIGTA